Proteins from one Rosa chinensis cultivar Old Blush chromosome 7, RchiOBHm-V2, whole genome shotgun sequence genomic window:
- the LOC112179667 gene encoding uncharacterized protein LOC112179667, with protein sequence MAAVYVDEEEVWKCLKHPSKRRKSGICHICLRERLAALCPDCANVRPCPCCATTSSDSSSSSNSSRFPADGVRVAKLLESEPSFRRSRSVAIPSFLRSSSRYVGSGGRLFDLTTSGDRSERPKTPSFWSSVFRSSRRSQASEFSVQPEPAPAVKKFGEIEEVEQQDDEAAMRRTMMMRSRSVAVPMVSTNSGSSGKPPTKGRGWHFPSPIKAFRHSKISKIGSERSPVYRG encoded by the coding sequence ATGGCGGCGGTCTACGTCGACGAGGAGGAGGTCTGGAAATGTCTGAAACACCCCTCCAAGCGCCGGAAGAGCGGCATCTGCCACATTTGCCTCCGCGAGCGCCTCGCCGCGCTCTGCCCCGACTGCGCTAACGTGCGCCCCTGCCCCTGCTGCGCCACCACCTCCTCCgactcttcctcctcctccaactCCTCCCGCTTCCCCGCCGACGGCGTCCGCGTCGCCAAGCTTCTCGAGAGCGAGCCCTCTTTCCGGCGATCCCGTTCCGTGGCGATTCCCTCTTTCCTCCGCTCCAGCTCCCGCTACGTTGGAAGCGGCGGCCGCCTCTTCGACCTCACTACTTCCGGCGACAGGAGCGAGCGGCCAAAGACTCCTTCTTTTTGGTCGTCCGTGTTCCGCTCGTCGCGGAGGAGCCAGGCCAGCGAGTTCAGCGTACAACCCGAGCCGGCCCCGGCGGTGAAGAAGTTCGGCGAGATTGAAGAGGTGGAACAACAAGACGACGAGGCGGCGATGAGGAGGACGATGATGATGAGGTCGAGGTCGGTGGCGGTACCGATGGTGTCGACCAATTCCGGTTCCTCCGGGAAGCCGCCAACGAAGGGGAGGGGATGGCATTTTCCAAGTCCGATCAAGGCCTTCCGGCATTCCAAAATCTCCAAGATTGGTTCTGAACGGTCGCCTGTGTACAGAGGTTAA